Part of the Pseudomonas oryzicola genome is shown below.
TTCGTCTCGGTGTGGCGCGCATTCTACGGACGGCTTGCTACCCTGGCAAGCGTTTTTTGAACTTTTTTCAAAAAAAATTCCAGATCTTTCAAAGACCTAGCGCTGCCGGGCATTTTCCTGGCAGCCAGATAGCTGCTGGCCCTCTGACAGGGTTGGCCTCGGAGCACCGCTCGGAGAATAATGCCCGCCTTATGCATTAAGGAGAGATTGCCCCTCATGTGGTTCAAGAACCTGCTGACCTACCGCCTGACCCAGGAAGTCCCGTTCGAGCCTGAAGCGCTGGAAGCGGCCCTGGCCAGCAAGCCGGCCCGCCCCTGCGCCAGCCAGGAGCTGACCACCTATGGTTTCGTCGCGCCATTCGGCAAGGGCGAAGACGCTCCCCTGGTGCATGTCAGCGGCGAGTACCTGCTGATTGCAGCGCGCAAGGAAGAACGCATCCTGCCCAGCAGCGTGGTCAACGACGCGGTGAAGGAAAAGGTCGAAGAGATCGAGACCGAGCAGATGCGCAAGGTCTACAAGAAGGAACGCGACCAGATCAAGGACGAGATCATCCAGGCCTTCCTGCCGCGTGCGTTCATCCGCCGCTCGATGATCTTCGCCGCCATCGCCCCGCGCCTGGGGGTGATCCTGGTCAACTCGGCCAGCGCCAAGCGTGCCGAAGACCTGCTGTCGACCCTGCGCGAAGTGATGGGCTCTCTGCCAGTGCGCCCGGC
Proteins encoded:
- the rdgC gene encoding recombination-associated protein RdgC, which produces MWFKNLLTYRLTQEVPFEPEALEAALASKPARPCASQELTTYGFVAPFGKGEDAPLVHVSGEYLLIAARKEERILPSSVVNDAVKEKVEEIETEQMRKVYKKERDQIKDEIIQAFLPRAFIRRSMIFAAIAPRLGVILVNSASAKRAEDLLSTLREVMGSLPVRPATVKIAPTATMTDWVKSQQAAEGFYVLDECELRDTAEDGGIVRCKRQDLTSEEIQLHLSTGKVVTQLALAWQDKLSFVLDDKMVIKRVKFEELLQEQAEQDGGDEAAQQFDASFQLMMMTFAEFLPALFEALGGEEIPQGV